The following are encoded together in the Caldisericia bacterium genome:
- a CDS encoding argininosuccinate synthase, whose translation MMNKKVVLAYSGGLDTSIILHWLTNKGYEVVAKEYTG comes from the coding sequence ATCATGAACAAAAAGGTTGTTCTTGCATACAGTGGGGGGCTTGACACCTCTATTATACTTCACTGGCTCACAAATAAAGGATATGAAGTTGTAGCAAAAGAATATACTGGATAA
- a CDS encoding aspartate aminotransferase family protein yields the protein MDVREITEKYHLNVYKRFNLILKGGKGVKLFDDKGKEYIDFLSGIGVNALGYNHEVVISALKEGIGKLLHVSNLFYTEELALLSKRLIEASGFSKVFFTNSGTEANELAIKMVRRYGSSKGRFEIIALKNSFHGRSMGSLSITGREKYHRGFKPLLNGVKFVPLNDKDAFVKAFTPETAGVFLETIQGEGGMRVIDREYISFVREFTQDKDVLLVVDEVQTGMGRTGKFLSFMNFDVKPDITTMAKALGGGLPMGAVLTTEKVAEVMDYGSHGCTFGGNPFIARVSLSVLNFILKDGFLDEVIVKGEYLKKRLSEEIGSLPFVKGIGGMGLMVGIYIDGFKPRDIAEKILDRGVIVGTSGEDTIRLLPPLIINKGEIDEGVKIISSVLKELS from the coding sequence ATGGATGTAAGGGAAATCACAGAGAAGTATCATTTGAATGTTTATAAAAGATTTAATCTAATATTGAAGGGAGGGAAAGGCGTAAAACTCTTTGATGATAAAGGAAAAGAGTATATAGATTTCCTTTCAGGAATTGGTGTTAACGCTCTTGGCTACAACCATGAGGTGGTTATTTCAGCTTTAAAAGAGGGAATAGGAAAACTTCTCCATGTATCAAATTTATTTTACACAGAGGAACTCGCCCTTCTCTCCAAGAGGTTGATAGAAGCAAGTGGCTTTTCAAAAGTTTTCTTCACAAATAGTGGAACAGAGGCTAATGAACTTGCCATAAAGATGGTAAGAAGGTATGGCTCATCCAAGGGAAGGTTTGAAATTATTGCCTTAAAAAATAGCTTTCATGGAAGAAGTATGGGCTCTCTTTCAATTACAGGGAGAGAGAAGTATCACAGAGGGTTTAAACCTCTTTTAAATGGTGTGAAGTTCGTTCCGTTGAACGATAAAGATGCCTTTGTTAAGGCTTTCACACCTGAAACTGCAGGAGTTTTTCTGGAGACCATTCAGGGTGAGGGGGGAATGAGAGTTATTGACAGAGAGTATATCTCCTTTGTAAGGGAATTTACACAGGATAAAGATGTCTTGCTTGTTGTTGATGAAGTTCAAACAGGTATGGGAAGAACAGGAAAGTTCCTAAGTTTCATGAATTTTGATGTAAAACCAGACATCACAACAATGGCAAAGGCTCTTGGAGGAGGACTTCCAATGGGTGCTGTTCTCACAACAGAAAAGGTTGCGGAAGTTATGGATTATGGTTCCCATGGATGCACCTTTGGAGGAAATCCATTCATTGCAAGGGTTTCCCTTTCAGTCCTAAATTTCATTCTTAAAGATGGTTTCCTTGACGAAGTGATTGTTAAAGGGGAGTATTTGAAAAAAAGATTGAGTGAAGAGATAGGAAGCCTTCCTTTTGTAAAGGGAATTGGAGGAATGGGACTTATGGTTGGAATATACATTGATGGGTTTAAACCGAGAGATATTGCAGAGAAGATTTTAGATAGAGGAGTTATAGTTGGAACATCAGGAGAGGACACAATAAGACTTCTTCCTCCCTTAATAATCAATAAAGGAGAGATTGACGAAGGAGTTAAGATTATATCAAGTGTTTTAAAGGAGTTATCATGA
- the argJ gene encoding bifunctional glutamate N-acetyltransferase/amino-acid acetyltransferase ArgJ, with protein MKKVRGFLFSGVHAGLKKKRKDVGLIYSLNEALSFAVFTKNKFKGAHIPVSKEHLKSGTSRAIIVNSANANTLNGEKGIKDAIRMTEITANLLGLKREDVLVASTGLIGVPLPMKKIEKGIKLAVNSLAKNGISDFEEAIMTTDKVKKEASTYFRYKGNEIRILGMAKGSGMIEPNMATMLAFIVTDAKIELGALKRTLRFCVGKTFNRISVDGCMSTNDSVFIMANGRSGSPKIDRGKSFYMFRDALLEICRDLSFQIVKDGEGATKVIRIIVRNADSESFGKDVARRVANSNLVKTAIYGEDPNFGRIIAAIGTLSDRVREDIDVSVGEEVVIKDGRIIRFDRKKAKEKLKKDTVEIIIDLKEGNKEVEFLTSDLTEDYVVINSRYTT; from the coding sequence ATGAAGAAAGTTAGAGGATTTTTGTTTTCAGGTGTTCATGCTGGTCTTAAGAAGAAAAGAAAGGATGTAGGTTTAATTTATAGCTTGAATGAAGCTTTAAGTTTTGCTGTTTTTACAAAGAATAAGTTTAAAGGTGCACACATTCCTGTTTCAAAAGAGCACCTTAAATCTGGAACATCAAGAGCAATCATTGTTAATAGTGCCAACGCCAATACATTGAATGGAGAAAAAGGGATTAAGGATGCCATTAGAATGACAGAGATCACAGCCAATCTTCTTGGACTAAAAAGGGAGGATGTTCTTGTTGCATCCACTGGTTTAATTGGGGTTCCTCTTCCAATGAAGAAAATAGAGAAGGGAATCAAGCTTGCAGTTAACTCTTTAGCTAAGAATGGAATCTCTGATTTTGAGGAAGCCATAATGACAACTGATAAGGTGAAGAAAGAGGCATCAACCTATTTTAGATACAAGGGAAATGAGATAAGGATACTTGGTATGGCGAAGGGTTCAGGAATGATAGAACCTAATATGGCTACGATGCTTGCATTTATAGTGACAGATGCAAAGATTGAGCTTGGTGCTTTAAAAAGAACACTGAGGTTTTGCGTAGGTAAAACCTTTAATAGGATAAGTGTTGATGGATGTATGAGCACAAACGATTCTGTCTTCATAATGGCAAATGGAAGATCAGGTAGTCCCAAGATAGACAGGGGTAAAAGTTTTTACATGTTTAGAGATGCCCTTCTTGAGATTTGTAGAGACCTTAGCTTCCAAATAGTTAAAGATGGAGAAGGCGCTACAAAGGTTATAAGAATTATCGTAAGAAATGCAGATAGTGAATCATTTGGAAAGGATGTTGCAAGAAGAGTGGCAAACTCAAATCTTGTAAAGACTGCCATATATGGTGAGGACCCAAATTTTGGAAGAATTATTGCAGCCATTGGAACATTAAGTGATAGAGTAAGAGAGGATATAGATGTGTCTGTTGGAGAAGAGGTTGTTATTAAAGATGGCAGGATTATTAGGTTTGATAGAAAGAAAGCAAAGGAAAAATTAAAAAAAGATACAGTGGAAATCATTATAGACCTAAAAGAGGGGAATAAAGAGGTTGAATTTTTAACCTCTGATTTAACAGAGGATTATGTTGTAATAAACTCAAGATACACAACTTAA
- the argB gene encoding acetylglutamate kinase: protein MRIVVKITGKFIEGENLPLLVEKTKDELDRKNEVIVVHGGGKEITKEFSLRGIKSKFIEGLRVTDKEDIQSIEMILSGKVNKRIVSNFLSKGVPAVGVSGKDGGMVVAIRKNPELGYVGDIVSINVKLIDLLLKNGFVPIISPISYGIHGETLNINADTFASHVSVATNSQRLVFITDVMGILRKDGAIIKSITTKEAKKLIDEEVVANGMIPKVKGGIYAAGNGVKEVIIGTFGDEAGFNIEGTIIRREDDEES, encoded by the coding sequence GTGAGGATAGTAGTAAAGATTACAGGAAAATTTATCGAAGGAGAAAACCTCCCCCTTTTAGTTGAGAAAACAAAAGATGAACTTGATAGAAAAAATGAGGTCATTGTTGTTCATGGTGGAGGGAAGGAGATAACAAAAGAGTTTAGTTTGAGGGGGATAAAATCAAAATTCATAGAAGGTTTAAGGGTTACTGATAAAGAGGATATCCAATCGATAGAAATGATACTCTCTGGAAAGGTAAATAAGAGAATTGTATCTAATTTTCTTTCAAAGGGAGTTCCAGCTGTTGGAGTATCAGGAAAAGATGGAGGGATGGTTGTTGCAATAAGAAAGAATCCTGAGCTTGGTTATGTTGGAGATATCGTTAGTATAAATGTAAAATTGATTGATCTTTTATTAAAAAATGGTTTTGTGCCAATTATATCACCTATAAGTTATGGTATTCATGGAGAAACTTTAAACATAAATGCAGATACCTTTGCCTCACATGTTTCTGTAGCGACCAACTCCCAAAGACTTGTTTTTATTACTGATGTGATGGGGATTCTTAGGAAGGATGGAGCAATTATAAAAAGCATAACGACCAAAGAGGCTAAGAAACTTATAGATGAGGAGGTAGTTGCTAACGGTATGATTCCAAAGGTGAAAGGCGGAATTTATGCTGCAGGGAACGGTGTTAAGGAGGTTATCATAGGCACTTTTGGAGATGAAGCAGGTTTTAATATAGAAGGAACAATTATAAGGAGAGAGGATGATGAAGAAAGTTAG
- a CDS encoding N-acetyl-gamma-glutamyl-phosphate reductase, translating into MKVGIFGGSGFVGQELIRILTSHKEVEIAFVTSNEFNGNIVSSVFPNLSLNVKFISHEEGKEKKVDFCFLALPHTKSSPFAYHLYKRGIKFIDLSGDSRFRDKRVFEEWYKVEHKFPAYLKETVYGLPEIFREEIRNAKVVGNPGCYPTSVILPLYPLIKNNVIEGEIIVDSKSGVSGAGKKPKETTHFVNVYGNYKVYSLGRKHRHVGEMEYILGSKVYFTASLLPIKRGILSTIYFKLKRRGEIYNILNEFYKNERFVRIYPKGVIPEIKDVVYTNRCDIGVVEEEDLGIVVSVIDNLVKGAAGQAVQNMNIMSGFREDEGLTERGVSL; encoded by the coding sequence ATGAAGGTAGGAATCTTTGGTGGAAGTGGTTTTGTTGGTCAGGAGCTTATAAGGATACTCACCTCTCATAAGGAAGTTGAAATAGCTTTTGTTACTTCAAACGAGTTTAACGGTAATATTGTATCCAGTGTTTTTCCAAATCTTTCCCTTAACGTTAAATTCATCTCCCATGAGGAAGGGAAGGAAAAAAAGGTGGATTTTTGTTTCTTAGCACTTCCACATACAAAATCATCACCATTTGCATACCACCTGTATAAGAGGGGAATTAAATTCATTGATTTATCCGGTGATTCAAGATTCAGGGATAAGAGAGTGTTTGAGGAATGGTATAAAGTTGAACATAAGTTTCCAGCATACTTAAAGGAAACAGTTTATGGTCTGCCAGAAATCTTCAGAGAAGAGATAAGGAATGCGAAAGTTGTTGGGAATCCCGGTTGCTATCCAACCTCTGTTATTTTACCTCTCTATCCTCTTATTAAAAACAATGTGATAGAGGGTGAGATAATAGTTGACTCCAAATCTGGAGTGAGTGGTGCAGGTAAGAAACCAAAAGAAACCACACATTTTGTCAATGTTTATGGAAACTACAAGGTGTATTCTCTTGGAAGAAAGCATAGACATGTAGGAGAGATGGAGTATATCCTTGGTAGTAAAGTTTATTTTACCGCTTCTCTTCTTCCAATAAAGAGGGGAATCTTATCAACCATCTATTTCAAATTAAAGAGAAGGGGAGAGATTTATAATATTTTAAATGAGTTTTATAAGAATGAAAGATTTGTTAGGATTTATCCAAAGGGGGTAATTCCAGAGATAAAAGATGTTGTCTATACAAATAGGTGTGATATAGGAGTTGTTGAGGAAGAAGATTTGGGTATCGTTGTCTCTGTAATAGATAATCTTGTTAAGGGAGCAGCAGGTCAGGCAGTTCAAAATATGAATATAATGTCTGGTTTCAGAGAAGATGAGGGTCTAACTGAAAGAGGTGTATCTCTGTGA